One stretch of Streptomyces sp. NBC_00443 DNA includes these proteins:
- a CDS encoding sugar phosphate isomerase/epimerase family protein has protein sequence MSRFSQTDPELTHRLTRRGMLGVAAGTTAAALLGAAATTATAAPDNASAAATASGSRGHGHGRPVLPPGRLGIQLYSLRDKVSTLGFAPVFAELEKYGYDEVEFAGYTQGSAGPITLAQLKRLARNYGLNPIGSHVGYYSDDPGAYTFAQNLTKVLDDAQALGMKHIGTASGPFRYGSTVDAWKRAAEEFNTYGAAARARGMKFYQHNHSEEFSFATDNPKVRLYDVLLAETDPDLVFLEMDIFWAYSGQFRFSKRPDGSAAPFEPLDYVLKQPHRYPLFHVKDGVSDPSNQYGYDMVDVGDGDIDYKRFISAVTKLRGQRFAHHWQAEHDNPADSLTFARRSSKHLHSLREKC, from the coding sequence ATGAGCCGCTTTTCCCAGACGGATCCCGAACTCACCCACCGCCTGACCAGACGAGGCATGCTCGGCGTCGCGGCGGGCACCACGGCCGCCGCGCTGCTGGGCGCCGCAGCAACCACCGCGACCGCCGCACCGGACAACGCATCCGCAGCCGCCACAGCCTCCGGCAGCCGCGGGCACGGCCATGGCCGTCCCGTTCTCCCGCCCGGCCGCCTCGGCATCCAGCTGTACAGCCTGCGCGACAAGGTCTCCACGCTCGGCTTCGCCCCCGTATTCGCCGAACTGGAGAAGTACGGTTACGACGAGGTCGAGTTCGCCGGCTACACCCAGGGCTCGGCCGGCCCGATCACCCTCGCCCAGCTCAAGCGGCTGGCCCGGAATTACGGCCTGAACCCGATCGGCAGCCACGTCGGCTACTACTCCGACGACCCGGGCGCCTACACCTTCGCCCAGAACCTCACCAAGGTCCTCGACGACGCACAGGCCCTCGGCATGAAGCACATAGGAACTGCCTCCGGGCCGTTCCGCTACGGCTCGACCGTCGACGCATGGAAGCGCGCCGCCGAGGAGTTCAACACCTACGGCGCGGCGGCGAGGGCGCGCGGCATGAAGTTCTACCAGCACAACCACTCCGAGGAGTTCTCCTTCGCCACCGACAACCCCAAGGTCCGTCTCTACGACGTGCTCCTCGCCGAGACCGACCCCGACCTCGTCTTCCTGGAGATGGACATCTTCTGGGCGTACTCGGGCCAGTTCCGCTTCTCGAAGCGACCCGACGGCTCCGCCGCCCCCTTCGAGCCGCTCGACTACGTGCTGAAGCAGCCGCACCGCTACCCGCTCTTCCACGTCAAGGACGGCGTGAGCGACCCGTCCAACCAGTACGGCTACGACATGGTCGATGTCGGCGACGGCGACATCGACTACAAGCGGTTCATCTCCGCTGTGACGAAGCTGCGCGGCCAGCGATTCGCCCACCACTGGCAGGCGGAGCACGACAACCCGGCCGACTCCCTCACGTTCGCTCGCCGTTCGAGCAAGCACCTTCATTCGCTGCGGGAGAAGTGCTGA
- a CDS encoding OFA family MFS transporter, producing MTTTDVPRVAAYREVADKNGRVYRVGESDIDIMGRKRKWMVILPWIGMMGISSAEYAFASAEDTLHTAHSWNSMHIFWMMTVWVFFQAAVAFPAGKLRESGKLPARWAMMCGAVGTLLGYLSLAFAPHVVFAYIGFSMFSGMGAGMVYATCVNMVGKWYPERKGGKTGFVNGGFAYGSVPFVFIFNGYMDLTNFRWVLVSVGVFLAGIVAFSGYFFRDPPKNWWPADIDPLNPPKDPRAARSLRMNPPAVHQYSPKEAWKTGRVALMWFCLACTSGVNIFGIAFQVDIGEEAGFAGGIVATAMSLKAIVNGTGRGVIGWLSDLYGRKRCLLAVCVILGLAQFGILWSAESKNLPLFLIFSAISGFGGGAIFPMFAALTADYFGENNNASNYGMVYSAKLVSGLGAGMGAVVVSSWGHSGAFILAGSISLFAGCVAVFLSPPGRGKDEDRIVANPRPLGEDMA from the coding sequence GTGACAACCACCGACGTTCCAAGGGTCGCCGCCTATCGGGAGGTGGCCGACAAGAACGGACGCGTCTACCGCGTGGGCGAGTCCGACATCGACATCATGGGTCGCAAGCGCAAGTGGATGGTGATCCTCCCCTGGATCGGCATGATGGGCATCTCCTCCGCCGAGTACGCGTTCGCGTCGGCCGAGGACACCCTGCACACCGCGCACAGCTGGAACAGCATGCACATCTTCTGGATGATGACCGTCTGGGTCTTCTTCCAGGCCGCGGTGGCCTTTCCCGCGGGCAAGCTGCGTGAGAGCGGAAAACTACCGGCCCGCTGGGCGATGATGTGCGGCGCGGTAGGTACGTTGCTGGGCTACCTGTCCCTGGCATTCGCGCCGCATGTCGTCTTCGCCTATATCGGCTTCAGCATGTTCAGCGGCATGGGCGCGGGCATGGTGTACGCCACCTGCGTCAACATGGTGGGCAAGTGGTATCCGGAGCGCAAGGGCGGCAAGACCGGGTTCGTCAACGGCGGTTTCGCCTACGGCTCGGTGCCCTTCGTCTTCATCTTCAACGGCTATATGGACCTCACCAACTTCCGCTGGGTACTGGTCTCGGTGGGTGTGTTCCTGGCCGGAATCGTCGCGTTCTCCGGCTACTTCTTCAGGGACCCGCCGAAGAACTGGTGGCCCGCCGACATCGACCCGCTCAACCCGCCGAAGGACCCGCGCGCGGCGCGCTCGCTGCGGATGAACCCGCCGGCGGTCCACCAGTACTCCCCCAAGGAGGCGTGGAAGACCGGCCGGGTGGCCCTGATGTGGTTCTGTCTGGCGTGCACGTCCGGCGTGAACATCTTCGGTATCGCGTTCCAGGTGGACATCGGCGAGGAAGCTGGATTCGCGGGCGGGATCGTGGCCACGGCCATGTCCCTCAAGGCGATCGTCAACGGTACCGGCCGTGGCGTCATCGGCTGGCTCTCCGACCTCTACGGCCGTAAGCGGTGCCTGCTCGCCGTGTGCGTCATCCTGGGCCTCGCCCAGTTCGGCATCCTCTGGTCGGCGGAAAGCAAGAACCTGCCCCTGTTCCTGATCTTCTCCGCGATCTCCGGCTTCGGCGGCGGCGCCATCTTCCCGATGTTCGCGGCACTCACCGCCGACTACTTCGGCGAGAACAACAACGCGTCCAACTACGGCATGGTCTACAGCGCCAAGCTCGTCTCGGGCCTGGGCGCGGGCATGGGTGCCGTGGTCGTCAGTTCCTGGGGGCACTCCGGTGCCTTCATCCTGGCCGGCTCCATTTCCCTCTTCGCCGGCTGTGTGGCGGTGTTCCTCAGCCCACCAGGACGCGGCAAGGACGAGGACCGCATCGTTGCCAACCCCCGACCGCTCGGCGAGGACATGGCCTGA
- a CDS encoding TatD family hydrolase: MRLFDPHIHMTSRTTDDYEAMHAAGVRAVVEPSFWLGQPRTNPASFLDYFDSLLGWEPFRAAQYGIAHHCTLALNPKEANDPRCVPVLDELPRYLVKDQVVAVGEIGYDSMTPAEDTALAAQLQLAADHELPALVHTPHRDKLAGLRRTLDVVRESALPTDRVLVDHLNETTVKEAKDSGCWLGFSVYPDTKMDEERMVAILREYGPDQVLVNSAADWGRSDPLKTRKVADLMLAEGFGEDDVDLVLWRNPVAFYGLSGRLTLDVAPPEATHEGNSILRGAPKNPQEPADAAKNADGPADAAKNADRPADAAKNAEGHVDAPRERDRTIAAPTPGA; encoded by the coding sequence ATGCGCCTCTTCGACCCCCACATCCACATGACGTCGCGCACCACCGACGACTACGAGGCCATGCACGCCGCCGGCGTCCGGGCCGTCGTCGAGCCCTCCTTCTGGCTCGGCCAACCCCGCACCAATCCGGCCTCCTTCCTCGACTACTTCGACTCCCTCCTCGGCTGGGAGCCCTTCCGCGCCGCCCAGTACGGCATCGCCCACCACTGCACGCTCGCCCTCAACCCCAAGGAGGCGAACGACCCGCGCTGTGTCCCCGTCCTCGACGAACTGCCCCGCTATCTCGTCAAGGATCAGGTCGTCGCCGTCGGCGAGATCGGCTACGACTCGATGACCCCCGCCGAGGACACCGCCCTTGCCGCCCAGCTCCAGCTCGCCGCCGACCACGAGCTGCCCGCACTCGTCCACACCCCGCACCGCGACAAGCTGGCGGGCCTGCGCCGCACTCTTGACGTCGTCCGGGAGTCCGCACTGCCCACGGACCGCGTCTTGGTCGACCACCTCAACGAGACCACGGTCAAGGAGGCCAAGGACAGCGGCTGCTGGCTCGGCTTCTCCGTCTATCCCGACACCAAGATGGACGAGGAGCGGATGGTCGCGATCCTCCGTGAGTACGGGCCCGACCAGGTGCTGGTGAACTCCGCCGCCGACTGGGGCAGGAGCGACCCCCTGAAGACCCGCAAGGTCGCCGACCTGATGCTCGCCGAAGGCTTCGGTGAGGATGACGTCGACCTGGTGCTGTGGCGCAACCCCGTCGCCTTCTACGGGCTCAGCGGCCGCCTCACCCTCGACGTGGCGCCCCCGGAGGCGACCCACGAGGGCAACTCCATCCTCCGCGGCGCCCCGAAGAACCCCCAGGAACCGGCCGACGCTGCGAAGAACGCCGACGGACCGGCCGACGCTGCGAAGAACGCCGACAGACCGGCCGACGCTGCGAAGAACGCCGAAGGACACGTCGACGCTCCAAGAGAGCGGGACCGCACGATCGCCGCCCCGACCCCGGGGGCGTGA
- a CDS encoding acetate--CoA ligase family protein produces MAEDRVLRVRTLLDSVRGEGRTALTAPEGKVIADAYGIAVPGEELATDVDEAVAYAARFGGPVVMKIVSPDILHKTDAGGVIVGVEGATDVRAAFHKIIDNARAYNADARIEGVQVQELLPQGQEVIVGAVTDPTFGKVVAFGLGGVLVEVLKDVTFRLAPVTADEALSMLDSIRAAEILRGVRGQAAVDRWAVAEQIRRVSQLVADFPEIAEVDLNPVIATAEGAVAADIRVILSEAPAKPRRRYSREEILASMGRLMQPSSVAVIGASNEQGKIGNSVMRNLIDGGFAGDIHPVNPKADDILGRKAYKSVTDVPGEVDVAVFAIPAKFVASALEEVGRKGIPNAVLIPSGFAETGEHELQEEIVAIAERHGVRLLGPNIYGYYSTWQDLCATFCTPYDVKGGVALTSQSGGIGMAILGFARTTKTGVSAIVGLGNKSDLDEDDLLTWFGEDPHTECIAMHLEDLKDGRAFVEAARATVPKKPVVVLKAGRTAAGAKAAGSHTGALAGDDAVYEDILKQAGVIRAPGLNDMLEYARGLPVLPAPKGDNIVIITGAGGSGVLLSDAVTDNGLSLMEIPPDLDEAFRKFIPPFGAAGNPVDITGGEPPSTYEATIRLGLEDPRIHSLVLGYWHTIVTPPMVFAELTARVVAEFRERGMEKPVVASLAGDVEVEEACQYLYERGVVAYPYTTEKPVAVLGAKYRWARAAGLLGGGS; encoded by the coding sequence ATGGCCGAAGACCGCGTCCTGCGGGTGCGGACGCTCCTCGACTCCGTGCGGGGTGAGGGACGCACCGCGCTGACCGCGCCCGAGGGCAAGGTGATCGCCGACGCGTACGGGATCGCCGTACCGGGCGAGGAACTCGCGACGGACGTCGACGAGGCGGTGGCGTACGCGGCGCGCTTCGGCGGGCCGGTGGTGATGAAGATCGTCTCGCCCGACATCCTGCACAAGACCGACGCCGGCGGCGTGATCGTCGGGGTCGAGGGTGCGACGGACGTACGGGCCGCCTTCCACAAGATCATCGACAACGCCCGGGCCTACAACGCAGATGCCCGCATCGAGGGCGTGCAGGTCCAGGAACTGCTCCCGCAGGGGCAGGAGGTCATCGTCGGCGCGGTCACCGACCCGACGTTCGGGAAGGTCGTCGCCTTCGGGCTCGGCGGAGTACTCGTCGAGGTCCTCAAGGACGTGACGTTCCGGCTCGCGCCCGTGACCGCCGACGAGGCGTTGTCCATGCTGGACTCGATCCGGGCGGCGGAGATCCTGCGCGGGGTGCGCGGCCAGGCGGCCGTGGACCGGTGGGCGGTCGCAGAGCAGATCCGGCGGGTCTCGCAGCTCGTGGCGGACTTCCCGGAGATCGCCGAGGTGGACCTCAACCCGGTGATCGCGACCGCGGAGGGGGCGGTCGCGGCAGACATCCGCGTGATCCTCTCCGAAGCGCCCGCGAAGCCGCGTCGCCGCTACTCGCGCGAGGAGATCCTCGCCTCGATGGGCCGGCTGATGCAGCCGTCATCGGTCGCCGTCATCGGTGCCTCCAACGAGCAGGGCAAGATCGGCAATTCGGTCATGCGCAACCTCATCGACGGTGGTTTCGCCGGGGACATCCATCCGGTGAACCCCAAGGCCGATGACATTCTGGGCCGCAAGGCGTACAAGAGTGTCACGGACGTTCCCGGTGAGGTGGATGTGGCGGTCTTCGCTATCCCCGCCAAGTTCGTGGCCTCGGCCCTGGAGGAGGTGGGACGCAAGGGGATCCCCAACGCCGTGCTGATTCCCTCCGGGTTCGCGGAGACCGGTGAGCACGAACTCCAGGAGGAGATCGTGGCCATCGCCGAGCGGCACGGCGTCCGGCTGCTCGGGCCGAACATCTACGGCTACTACTCGACGTGGCAGGACCTGTGCGCCACGTTCTGCACGCCGTACGACGTCAAGGGCGGGGTGGCGCTGACCTCGCAGTCCGGCGGTATCGGGATGGCCATCCTCGGCTTCGCGCGGACCACGAAGACGGGCGTGTCGGCGATCGTCGGCCTCGGCAACAAGTCGGACCTGGACGAGGACGACCTGCTGACCTGGTTCGGCGAGGACCCGCACACCGAGTGCATCGCGATGCATCTGGAGGACCTCAAGGACGGGCGCGCGTTCGTCGAGGCCGCGCGGGCGACCGTACCGAAGAAGCCGGTCGTCGTCCTCAAGGCAGGTCGTACGGCGGCGGGCGCGAAGGCCGCGGGCTCGCACACCGGAGCCCTCGCCGGCGACGACGCCGTGTACGAGGACATCCTGAAGCAGGCCGGTGTCATCCGGGCGCCAGGGCTCAACGACATGCTGGAGTACGCGCGCGGGTTGCCGGTCCTGCCCGCTCCCAAGGGCGACAACATCGTGATCATCACGGGGGCCGGCGGCAGCGGCGTACTGCTGTCGGACGCGGTGACCGACAACGGGCTGTCCCTGATGGAGATCCCGCCGGACCTTGACGAGGCCTTCCGGAAGTTCATCCCGCCCTTCGGGGCCGCGGGCAACCCGGTGGACATCACGGGGGGCGAGCCGCCGTCGACGTACGAGGCGACGATCCGGCTCGGTCTGGAGGATCCGCGCATCCACTCACTCGTGCTCGGCTACTGGCACACGATCGTCACTCCCCCGATGGTCTTCGCGGAGCTCACCGCGCGTGTGGTGGCCGAGTTCCGGGAGCGCGGCATGGAGAAGCCTGTTGTCGCCTCGCTCGCGGGTGACGTGGAGGTCGAGGAGGCCTGCCAGTACCTGTACGAGCGAGGGGTCGTGGCGTACCCGTACACCACCGAGAAGCCGGTGGCGGTGCTCGGCGCCAAGTACCGGTGGGCGCGGGCGGCCGGACTGTTGGGGGGCGGTTCATGA
- a CDS encoding OFA family MFS transporter: MTADPYAGSSSSAPSDAAHRPYREVTDARGRVYRIGETDRDILGHSRTFMVYLPWIAMMAISVFEYAYGSAEDTLSHAHGWTQSNTFWILSVWVFFQAGIAFPAGWLREKGILTARTAMYIGSGMCLLGFLALSHLGNVWLAILGFGVIGGIGAGLIYATCINMVGKWFPERRGARTGFVNGGFAYGSLPFIFIFNYGFDTANYHRVLDLIGCYIMIVVLGCAFFFKDPPKNWWPADIDPLRHTGDRKNAVSLAKNPPAVKQYTPREAIRTGMLPLMWLSIVLTAGVSIFGISFQVDYAKEVGFGPLVAASSMGVMAVINGIGRGVVGWLSDRWGRKSTLVFVIVVLGLAQFGVIWAGDVRSEWLFLFFAFLSGFGGGAFYPLFAALTPDYFGENYNASNYGLVYSGKLISGLFGGGLGSMVVAAWGYDGAYALAGGVSMAAAGIALLLRQPGRTAVPQPAP, from the coding sequence ATGACGGCAGATCCGTACGCAGGAAGCAGTTCGTCCGCACCATCCGACGCCGCACACCGTCCCTACCGCGAAGTGACCGACGCGCGAGGCCGCGTCTACCGCATCGGCGAGACCGACCGCGACATCCTCGGTCACTCCCGCACGTTCATGGTGTATCTCCCGTGGATCGCCATGATGGCCATCAGCGTCTTCGAATACGCGTACGGCTCCGCGGAGGACACCCTGTCCCACGCGCACGGCTGGACGCAGAGCAACACCTTCTGGATCCTCAGCGTCTGGGTGTTCTTCCAGGCCGGCATCGCCTTCCCGGCGGGCTGGCTGCGGGAGAAGGGCATCCTGACGGCCCGCACCGCCATGTACATCGGCTCCGGCATGTGCCTACTGGGGTTCCTCGCCCTGTCGCACCTGGGCAATGTCTGGCTCGCGATCCTCGGATTCGGCGTCATCGGCGGCATCGGCGCCGGCCTGATCTACGCGACCTGCATCAACATGGTCGGCAAGTGGTTCCCCGAGCGGCGCGGCGCCCGGACCGGGTTCGTCAATGGCGGGTTCGCGTACGGATCTCTGCCGTTCATCTTCATCTTCAACTACGGGTTCGACACCGCGAACTACCACCGGGTGCTGGACCTGATCGGCTGCTACATCATGATCGTCGTTCTCGGATGCGCGTTCTTCTTCAAGGATCCCCCGAAGAACTGGTGGCCCGCCGACATCGATCCACTGAGGCACACGGGCGACCGGAAGAACGCGGTGAGCCTGGCCAAGAACCCTCCAGCGGTGAAGCAGTACACGCCCCGGGAGGCCATCAGGACAGGCATGCTCCCCCTGATGTGGCTGTCCATCGTCCTGACCGCCGGCGTATCGATCTTCGGCATCTCCTTCCAGGTCGACTACGCCAAGGAGGTCGGCTTCGGCCCACTCGTCGCAGCTTCGTCGATGGGCGTGATGGCAGTCATCAACGGCATCGGCCGCGGTGTCGTGGGCTGGCTGTCCGACCGCTGGGGACGCAAGTCGACCCTGGTGTTCGTGATCGTCGTCCTGGGCCTCGCCCAGTTCGGCGTGATCTGGGCGGGCGACGTCAGAAGCGAGTGGCTCTTCCTGTTCTTCGCCTTCCTCTCCGGCTTCGGCGGCGGCGCGTTCTACCCGCTCTTCGCGGCGCTCACCCCGGACTACTTCGGCGAGAACTACAACGCAAGCAACTACGGCCTCGTCTACAGCGGCAAGCTGATCAGCGGCCTGTTCGGCGGGGGCCTCGGCTCCATGGTGGTCGCGGCGTGGGGCTATGACGGCGCGTACGCGCTCGCCGGCGGCGTGTCGATGGCGGCGGCGGGAATTGCGTTGCTGTTGCGGCAGCCGGGCCGCACGGCGGTACCGCAACCCGCACCCTGA
- a CDS encoding EboA domain-containing protein, with protein sequence MTQPRTSPATPGADTEGRPLTNARADTEPRRDTVQSSGPVRRSLALIPPAELRGHVTAHLDATGRAWLHRALDEAASHPGSHGPISVWELRIAEAGRRCGSEYADAARVLILHAARADADAVSRVYFQGTAAERRAVLHALPHLVPGPEALPLVEDALRTNDTSLLAAAVGPYAARHLDAHQWRHAVLKCLFTGVPVGTVAELDRRARDDAELARMLGDYAAERTAAGRPVPEDLHRVLTLTDPTATPPAPHGHRDTDGTDGKES encoded by the coding sequence ATGACCCAGCCCCGCACCAGCCCGGCGACCCCGGGCGCGGACACCGAAGGCCGCCCGCTCACGAACGCCCGGGCCGACACGGAACCCCGCCGGGACACCGTGCAGTCGTCCGGTCCCGTCCGCCGGAGCCTCGCCCTGATCCCGCCCGCCGAGTTGCGCGGCCATGTCACCGCACACCTCGATGCCACCGGCCGCGCCTGGCTGCACCGGGCCCTCGACGAGGCCGCTTCCCACCCGGGCAGCCACGGTCCCATCTCCGTCTGGGAGTTGCGCATCGCCGAGGCCGGGCGCCGCTGCGGTTCCGAGTACGCCGATGCCGCCCGTGTCCTCATCCTGCACGCGGCTCGCGCCGACGCCGACGCTGTCTCCCGCGTCTACTTCCAAGGCACCGCCGCGGAACGCCGCGCCGTCCTGCACGCGCTGCCGCACCTCGTGCCCGGCCCCGAGGCCCTCCCACTCGTCGAGGACGCCCTGCGCACCAACGACACGAGCCTCCTCGCCGCAGCCGTCGGCCCCTACGCCGCCCGGCACCTCGACGCGCACCAGTGGCGCCATGCCGTACTGAAGTGCCTGTTCACCGGTGTGCCGGTCGGCACGGTCGCCGAGCTGGACCGTCGCGCCCGCGACGACGCGGAACTCGCCCGCATGCTCGGCGACTACGCGGCCGAACGCACCGCCGCGGGCCGTCCGGTCCCCGAGGATCTGCACCGCGTCCTGACCCTGACCGACCCCACAGCCACTCCGCCGGCCCCCCACGGCCACCGTGACACCGACGGCACCGACGGCAAGGAGTCCTGA
- a CDS encoding nucleotide pyrophosphatase/phosphodiesterase family protein, with product MTEQPDSAVPTTDQAALPEDVTVAHRPTPLLVLDVVGLTPRLLDHMPHLKTLAQSGSQAPLGTVLPAVTCAAQSTFLTGTHPSEHGIVGNGWYFRDLGDVLLWRQHNGLVAGDKLWDAARRTHPGYTVANICWWYAMGADTDITVTPRPIYYSDGRKEPDCYTRPPALHNELTEKLGTFPLFHFWGPSADLVSSRWIIDATRHILRTRHPDLALCYLPHLDYDLQRFGPDDPRSLKAAADLDTAMAPLLDDARAEGRTVVALSEYGITRADRPVDINRALRRAGLLEVHTQDGMEYLDPMASRAFAVADHQIAHVYVRRPEDLDATRAALDGLPGIEQLLDDEGKKAHHLDHPRSGELVAVAEPDAWFTYYYWLDDARAPDFARLVEIHRKPGYDPVELFMDPLDPYVKVKAATALARKKLGMRYRMAVVPLDPSPIRGSHGRLPASDDDGPLLICSTPRAVGDRVAATDVKSLLLRLAGLG from the coding sequence ATGACCGAGCAACCGGATTCGGCAGTCCCGACCACAGACCAAGCAGCCCTGCCGGAGGACGTCACCGTCGCCCACCGACCCACCCCTCTCCTCGTCCTCGACGTAGTCGGCCTGACCCCCCGTCTCCTCGACCACATGCCCCACCTGAAGACCCTCGCCCAGTCGGGCTCCCAAGCACCGCTCGGCACCGTCCTGCCCGCCGTGACCTGCGCCGCCCAGTCCACCTTCCTGACTGGCACCCACCCGTCGGAGCACGGCATCGTCGGCAACGGCTGGTACTTCCGTGACCTCGGCGACGTACTCCTGTGGCGTCAGCACAACGGACTGGTCGCCGGTGACAAGCTCTGGGACGCCGCCCGCCGCACCCATCCCGGCTACACCGTCGCCAACATCTGCTGGTGGTACGCCATGGGCGCCGACACCGACATCACCGTCACCCCCCGTCCGATCTACTACTCCGACGGCCGCAAGGAACCCGACTGCTACACCCGGCCGCCCGCCCTGCACAACGAACTCACCGAGAAGCTGGGCACCTTCCCGCTCTTCCACTTCTGGGGCCCCAGCGCCGATCTCGTCTCCAGCCGCTGGATCATCGACGCGACCCGTCACATCCTCCGCACCCGGCACCCGGACCTGGCCCTCTGCTACCTCCCTCACCTCGACTACGATCTGCAGCGCTTCGGCCCCGACGACCCGCGCTCGCTGAAAGCGGCCGCCGACCTGGACACGGCCATGGCCCCGCTCCTGGACGACGCCCGAGCGGAGGGCCGTACCGTGGTCGCGCTCTCCGAATACGGCATCACCCGCGCGGACCGACCCGTGGACATCAACCGGGCCCTGCGGCGGGCAGGCCTGCTGGAGGTGCACACGCAGGACGGCATGGAGTACCTCGACCCGATGGCGTCACGTGCCTTCGCCGTCGCCGACCACCAGATCGCGCACGTCTACGTACGCCGGCCGGAAGACCTCGACGCGACCCGGGCCGCACTGGACGGACTGCCCGGCATCGAGCAACTCCTCGACGACGAGGGCAAGAAGGCCCATCATCTCGACCATCCGCGCTCCGGCGAGCTCGTCGCCGTAGCGGAGCCGGACGCCTGGTTCACGTACTACTACTGGCTGGACGACGCCCGCGCACCCGACTTCGCGCGACTCGTCGAGATCCATCGCAAACCCGGCTACGACCCGGTCGAACTCTTCATGGATCCCCTCGACCCCTACGTCAAGGTCAAGGCCGCGACCGCGCTGGCGCGCAAGAAACTCGGCATGCGTTACCGCATGGCGGTCGTGCCCCTGGATCCGTCACCTATTCGCGGCAGCCACGGCCGCCTTCCTGCGAGCGACGACGACGGTCCGCTCCTCATCTGCTCCACCCCCCGCGCAGTCGGCGACCGCGTCGCGGCCACCGATGTGAAGTCACTCCTGCTCCGACTCGCCGGTCTCGGCTGA
- the eboE gene encoding metabolite traffic protein EboE: MRFRHPDGSTVHLAYCTNVHPAETLDGVLAQLRDHCEPVRRRLGRDRLGIGLWLAKDAARALVTDPSALRGLRTELDRRGLEVVTLNGFPYEGFGAEEVKYRVYKPDWTDPERLDHTTALARVLAGLLPDDVTEGSISTLPLAWRTAYDGRAAETARTALLTLAQRLDVLRELTGRDIRVGLEPEPGCTVETTGDAIAPLTAIGHDRIGICVDTCHLATSFEDPYTAMDTLAEAGVPVIKSQLSAALHAENPHLPDVREALAAFDEPRFLHQTRTATAAGLRGTDDLGEALKGDALPDASPWRAHFHVPLHAAPAAPLTSTLPVLKAALTRLVGGPHPLTHHLEVETYTWQALPAELRPRARSQLADGIAAELTLARDLLTDLGLKELP; encoded by the coding sequence ATGCGCTTCCGCCACCCCGACGGCTCCACCGTCCACCTCGCGTACTGCACCAACGTCCATCCGGCCGAGACCCTCGACGGCGTCCTCGCTCAACTCCGCGACCACTGCGAACCCGTCCGCCGACGGCTCGGCCGCGACCGCCTCGGCATCGGCCTGTGGCTCGCCAAGGACGCCGCCCGCGCCCTCGTCACCGACCCGTCCGCCCTGCGCGGCCTGCGGACCGAACTCGACAGGCGTGGCCTCGAGGTCGTCACCCTCAACGGCTTCCCGTATGAAGGCTTCGGTGCCGAAGAGGTCAAGTACCGCGTCTACAAGCCGGACTGGACAGACCCCGAGCGCCTCGACCACACCACCGCCCTGGCCCGCGTCCTCGCCGGTCTGCTCCCCGACGACGTCACTGAAGGAAGCATCTCCACACTGCCCCTCGCCTGGCGCACCGCCTACGACGGGCGCGCCGCCGAGACCGCCCGCACAGCCCTGCTCACCCTCGCGCAACGACTCGACGTCTTGCGGGAGTTGACCGGCCGTGACATCCGCGTCGGCCTCGAACCCGAGCCCGGCTGCACCGTCGAGACCACCGGCGATGCCATCGCCCCACTCACTGCGATCGGCCACGACCGCATCGGTATCTGCGTCGACACCTGTCACCTCGCCACCTCCTTCGAAGACCCGTACACCGCCATGGACACGCTCGCCGAAGCCGGCGTCCCCGTCATCAAGTCCCAGCTCTCGGCCGCCCTGCACGCCGAAAACCCCCACCTCCCCGACGTTCGTGAGGCCCTCGCCGCCTTCGACGAGCCCCGCTTCCTGCACCAGACCCGCACCGCCACCGCCGCCGGCCTGCGCGGCACCGACGACCTGGGGGAGGCGCTCAAGGGTGACGCCCTGCCCGACGCCTCACCGTGGCGCGCCCACTTCCATGTCCCGCTCCACGCGGCCCCCGCCGCACCCCTCACCTCCACACTCCCCGTACTGAAGGCCGCACTGACCCGCTTGGTCGGCGGCCCGCACCCCCTCACCCACCATCTCGAGGTCGAGACCTACACCTGGCAGGCTCTCCCGGCCGAGCTGCGCCCCCGCGCCCGCAGCCAGCTCGCCGACGGCATAGCAGCCGAACTCACCCTCGCCCGCGACCTGTTGACAGACCTCGGCCTGAAGGAGCTGCCATGA